The sequence GAATCGTAACCAATGTGATTGCTTTTGGATAATTTCATCCGTTAATAAAAGACTTTTATCCATATCAGATTCAAATATTTGTGTTAGTTTCCATGCGATTTTTGTATCATAGATAAATGTACTTACTTCAAAATTTAAAGCGTAACTTCTGATATCTTGATTAGTTGTACCAACCATACAGATTTCATTATCAATAATCATTGTTTTAGCATGCAAAAAACCATTCTGGTACATATATATCTTAACGCCTCTTTTGTGGAGATAGTTTGCATAATATTGTGTTGCTCGATAGATAAATGGATGATCAGGCATACAGGGAATCATGATTCGAACATCGATACCTGATCGCACAGCAATCAATAAAGCGTTGATCATACTATCATCAGGAATTAAATATGGCGTTTGAATCCAGACTGATTTTTCAGCAGATAATATCATTTTGATAAAACCGCTTTTTAAAATTTCTTCTTCAGAGTCTGGGCCGTCAGAAACAACCTGTAAAGCTAAATTTCCAAGTTCACTATCTTCAGAAATTTGGAAGTAATTTTCTAAATAGTCCATTTTTTGTGAATCGTGTTGCACAGAGGCGTTCCAATCCATAATAAAAATTTCTTGTAGTGAAAAAACGGATGTTCCGACTAAGCGAATGTGGGTATCTCTCCAGTAACCAAACTTTTTGCTTTCTCCCAAATACTGATCTCCTACGTTAAAGCCACCTGTCCACCCTATTTTCCCATCGATTACGACTATTTTTCGGTGTAAGTGATAATTTAAGCGTGTTTTACTAATCATATTCTTAGAGGTGATAAACGGAGCTACTTTTCCACCTAACGCAACAAATGAAGCAAAGAATTTTTTATTTGCACCTGGAGATCCCCATGGGTCATAAATTAAATGGACCGATACTCCTTCTTTAACTTTCTCTCCTAATAAGTCTAAAAACTGATTTCCAATACGATCGTTAAAGAAAGAATAATATTCAACATGTACAGTCTCTTTGGCCTGACGAATATCTTCAAATAAGGCTTCGAATTTATCTTTCCCATCTGTATAGATTTTTAAGCTGTTTCGTTTACTTA is a genomic window of Enterococcus haemoperoxidus ATCC BAA-382 containing:
- the cls gene encoding cardiolipin synthase, with the protein product MRIFIIILLGLLLLNTTAALITVFRKPRSISSVLAWIMTLLFLPGIGFIIYLFCGRGINGQKVFNLTDHDKENISNIKKMVDEDNLKSNGKLDINLLTDARVLNKYFRNMDSSPLSKRNSLKIYTDGKDKFEALFEDIRQAKETVHVEYYSFFNDRIGNQFLDLLGEKVKEGVSVHLIYDPWGSPGANKKFFASFVALGGKVAPFITSKNMISKTRLNYHLHRKIVVIDGKIGWTGGFNVGDQYLGESKKFGYWRDTHIRLVGTSVFSLQEIFIMDWNASVQHDSQKMDYLENYFQISEDSELGNLALQVVSDGPDSEEEILKSGFIKMILSAEKSVWIQTPYLIPDDSMINALLIAVRSGIDVRIMIPCMPDHPFIYRATQYYANYLHKRGVKIYMYQNGFLHAKTMIIDNEICMVGTTNQDIRSYALNFEVSTFIYDTKIAWKLTQIFESDMDKSLLLTDEIIQKQSHWLRFKQNFSRLLSPIL